A genomic region of Thermodesulfobium narugense DSM 14796 contains the following coding sequences:
- a CDS encoding M48 family metallopeptidase produces MKRRSFLIVFFGFASSLILPKKASASLISTQEEIKIGRDASKSFEKKYGLYTDQYWNQKVSEIGSRLVAVCDRKDLPYSFKIVNINQVNAVSFPGGFIYVYKGLLNFVKSNDELACVLGHEIGHVCRRHVVKNIEREFYANLLLQIFLAKSSSLTQYIAGLTENLVMLGYSREEEYEADHYGTIYAYRAGYNPCAMITFMERLKTLEKDNFGKAYEIFSDHPATDERIKRLQELDRELGVQCNMV; encoded by the coding sequence ATGAAACGGCGTAGCTTTTTAATTGTTTTTTTTGGCTTTGCCTCTTCTCTGATCTTGCCTAAAAAAGCAAGTGCTTCTTTAATCTCTACGCAGGAAGAAATAAAAATAGGTCGGGATGCTTCTAAAAGCTTTGAAAAGAAATATGGATTATACACCGATCAATATTGGAATCAAAAAGTTTCTGAAATAGGTTCAAGACTTGTTGCTGTTTGTGATAGAAAGGATTTGCCATATAGTTTTAAAATTGTTAATATAAATCAAGTAAACGCTGTTTCTTTTCCAGGCGGATTTATTTATGTATATAAAGGCTTGTTGAATTTCGTTAAATCTAATGATGAACTCGCATGTGTATTAGGTCACGAAATTGGTCATGTTTGTAGAAGACATGTTGTTAAAAATATTGAAAGAGAATTTTATGCAAATTTATTATTGCAAATTTTTTTGGCGAAAAGTTCTTCTTTGACTCAATATATAGCTGGGCTGACAGAAAACTTAGTGATGTTAGGATACAGCCGTGAAGAGGAATATGAGGCCGATCACTATGGAACTATCTATGCTTATAGGGCTGGATATAACCCATGTGCGATGATTACTTTTATGGAAAGATTGAAAACTTTGGAAAAGGATAATTTTGGTAAGGCTTATGAGATTTTTTCTGATCATCCTGCGACAGATGAGAGAATTAAACGTCTTCAAGAGTTAGACAGAGAATTAGGGGTGCAATGTAATATGGTGTAA
- a CDS encoding SIS domain-containing protein, translating into MDKNVMNSYVSDIAYHMKDFYKDLTFYKDGKIDLNEIENLIFLGIGGSAISPKIFTEIMNINKKVYFFSTLNGFEALPDPSTSFVIAFSYSGNTVETLRSIELIAKDRFRGIGISSGGKIVDLCKSLNWQHIAVPKGRAPRAAMPFTLSILFKLALSKGWTEYNEDDFWNDIIELSNSKNNFLPEVDFEDNVSKRIAYKLATKKNVIIWGVESISKNIAYRFKSQLEENAKQLSYYSYLPEASHNQIVPISLVDNKEEYIVLIFRIPQLESVLVSNIISTVKTFLNSEGIEVLEVFGSGKNHVLAGLDLIYSTDFVSYYLALLKGIEPEPIEPISRMKVILNDNLRKAL; encoded by the coding sequence ATGGACAAAAATGTAATGAATTCATACGTTTCTGATATTGCATACCATATGAAAGATTTTTATAAAGACTTAACTTTCTATAAAGATGGCAAAATAGATTTAAACGAAATAGAAAACTTAATTTTTCTGGGAATTGGTGGATCTGCAATTTCTCCAAAGATCTTTACTGAAATTATGAATATTAACAAAAAGGTTTATTTTTTTTCTACCTTGAATGGGTTTGAAGCTTTACCAGATCCTTCCACAAGCTTTGTTATAGCTTTTAGCTACTCCGGAAATACTGTTGAGACTTTAAGGAGTATTGAACTAATTGCAAAGGATAGATTTAGAGGAATAGGAATTTCATCTGGCGGCAAAATTGTTGATCTGTGTAAAAGTTTGAACTGGCAACATATTGCTGTACCAAAGGGCAGAGCTCCAAGAGCTGCTATGCCGTTTACCTTATCAATTTTATTTAAGTTAGCCCTTTCTAAAGGATGGACTGAATATAACGAGGATGATTTTTGGAATGATATAATCGAGCTGTCTAATAGTAAAAATAATTTTTTGCCCGAAGTTGACTTTGAGGATAATGTTTCAAAAAGGATCGCATATAAGCTCGCTACTAAAAAGAACGTTATAATTTGGGGAGTGGAATCGATCAGTAAAAATATTGCCTATAGGTTTAAATCTCAGCTCGAAGAGAACGCAAAACAGCTGTCTTATTACTCTTATCTTCCGGAGGCCTCACACAACCAGATTGTCCCAATCTCGCTGGTTGATAACAAAGAAGAATATATTGTGTTAATATTTAGGATTCCACAATTAGAATCAGTGTTGGTATCTAATATTATAAGTACAGTTAAAACTTTTCTAAATTCTGAAGGGATAGAGGTTTTGGAGGTGTTTGGTTCTGGGAAAAATCACGTTTTAGCAGGATTAGATCTTATATATTCTACTGATTTTGTAAGCTATTACCTTGCATTACTTAAAGGAATAGAACCAGAGCCAATTGAACCTATTAGCAGGATGAAGGTTATTTTGAACGATAATCTTCGCAAAGCTCTTTAA
- a CDS encoding endonuclease III domain-containing protein has translation MKKNYYEKLLDKLETYFGKIERKDENFFHELIKAILSQNTTDLNSVQAYNNLIKIINNDLQNLSKDEFCDKIKDSIKIAGLNNQKTKTLHSLGKKFLQNKNYSNIEDYFKKMKISEIVEVFLSIDGIGLKTVSCAILFGLHKPAFPVDTHISRIVQRVKKKKISKKDIQIEIEGSIHDWEKLKALHLYLIELGRNICRAKKQNCQMCPIKELCEDYRSK, from the coding sequence ATGAAAAAAAATTATTACGAAAAATTATTGGATAAATTAGAAACTTATTTCGGAAAAATAGAAAGGAAGGATGAGAATTTTTTTCATGAATTGATTAAGGCAATACTTTCACAAAACACTACAGATTTAAATTCCGTACAGGCTTACAATAACCTTATAAAGATTATAAACAACGATTTACAAAATCTTTCAAAAGATGAATTTTGCGACAAAATTAAAGATTCAATAAAAATTGCTGGACTAAATAATCAGAAGACAAAAACTTTACACTCTTTGGGCAAAAAATTTCTCCAAAACAAAAATTATTCTAATATTGAAGATTATTTTAAAAAAATGAAAATTTCTGAAATTGTAGAAGTCTTTCTGTCCATTGACGGAATAGGTTTGAAAACCGTTTCCTGCGCAATATTGTTTGGTTTACACAAACCTGCCTTCCCTGTTGATACACATATATCAAGAATTGTTCAAAGGGTTAAAAAGAAAAAGATCTCCAAAAAGGATATACAAATTGAAATAGAAGGTTCTATTCACGATTGGGAAAAATTAAAAGCCCTGCACTTATATTTAATTGAATTAGGAAGAAATATCTGCAGGGCTAAAAAGCAAAATTGCCAAATGTGTCCCATTAAAGAGCTTTGCGAAGATTATCGTTCAAAATAA
- a CDS encoding DDE-type integrase/transposase/recombinase produces MGLTMKERKSVVSEIAKRYKKASKKQKGIILDELIALTGYNRSYASFLLSSHEKIVRMNNRVLKVDLTMKKKKKKSKYYDDDVKKALIKVWDVLDCPCGKRLKPVLPEIIYKLKEFKEIQIERDVEEKLFKISASTIDRILSEYKRMNKPKGKTYTKPGSLLKSQIPIRTFSEWDESIPGYLEIDLVGHEGGDLRGEFIQTLTAVDICTGWIEIDALRNKAQRWVFESIDEIKKRLPFKLFGIDSDNGAEFINHQLHRYCVENNITFTRSRKYRKNDNCYVEQKNYSVVRKYVGYFRYDREVELITLKRLYESLRLYINFFQPIMKQISKERIGSKVTKKYDKARTPYQRILENPGVEKIDKEKLIEQYTKLNPAELQREIVKLQKKLLEDISIKEEVRNSIKKISKNKDKICYGYV; encoded by the coding sequence ATGGGGTTAACGATGAAGGAAAGAAAATCAGTGGTGAGTGAAATTGCAAAAAGATATAAAAAAGCAAGCAAGAAACAAAAAGGCATAATTTTAGATGAGCTAATAGCTTTGACTGGATACAATCGTAGTTATGCATCTTTTCTTTTAAGCAGTCATGAGAAGATAGTAAGGATGAATAACAGAGTTTTAAAAGTAGATTTAACGATGAAGAAAAAGAAAAAGAAAAGCAAATATTATGATGATGATGTAAAAAAGGCGTTAATTAAGGTATGGGACGTTTTAGATTGTCCATGTGGCAAAAGGTTAAAACCTGTTCTTCCTGAAATAATATATAAACTTAAAGAGTTTAAAGAAATACAAATTGAAAGGGATGTAGAAGAAAAACTCTTTAAGATAAGCGCATCTACTATAGACAGAATACTTTCAGAATACAAAAGAATGAATAAACCAAAGGGAAAGACATATACAAAACCAGGCAGCCTTCTTAAAAGCCAGATCCCTATAAGGACATTTTCAGAATGGGACGAAAGTATACCTGGATATTTAGAAATAGACCTTGTAGGTCATGAAGGAGGAGATCTAAGAGGAGAATTTATCCAAACTCTAACTGCAGTTGACATTTGCACCGGTTGGATAGAAATAGATGCTTTAAGAAATAAAGCTCAAAGGTGGGTTTTTGAATCAATAGATGAAATAAAGAAACGCTTGCCTTTTAAACTCTTTGGAATTGATTCTGATAATGGAGCAGAGTTTATAAATCATCAACTTCATCGTTATTGTGTTGAAAATAATATAACGTTCACAAGGTCAAGAAAATATAGAAAAAACGATAACTGCTATGTTGAACAGAAAAACTACTCTGTAGTAAGAAAATATGTTGGTTATTTTAGATATGATAGAGAAGTTGAGCTAATAACTTTAAAAAGGCTTTATGAAAGCCTAAGGCTATATATAAACTTTTTTCAGCCTATAATGAAACAAATCTCAAAAGAAAGAATTGGAAGTAAAGTTACAAAAAAATACGATAAAGCAAGAACTCCTTATCAAAGAATATTAGAAAATCCTGGTGTAGAAAAAATAGATAAAGAAAAGCTAATAGAACAGTATACAAAATTAAATCCAGCTGAACTTCAAAGAGAAATAGTAAAACTTCAAAAAAAATTACTAGAAGATATATCCATAAAGGAAGAAGTAAGAAACTCTATTAAAAAAATTAGCAAAAACAAAGATAAAATATGTTATGGTTATGTTTAG
- a CDS encoding ISNCY family transposase, which produces MMGEIFLSVKESRRVFVIEQAIEGNITNRQAAEVLGLSKRQIIRLKERVKTEGVTGLVHKNRGRESKQRIPKETRERIVKLAQDSLHNASCQQIAEILEEFYNIDVSSKTVNRILKKNNIPLSHTHRSSKLKRSRKRLPQEGLLSQIDASPFEWLEDRGPMLSLHGSIDDATSKVQGLHFELHECLFGYLKLIQQVAQNFGIPKSIYSDRHTIFFSPKEDKLSISEELSGQTVPLTQFGRAISELGIRHIPARSPQAKGRIERLWGTLQKRLTIELRMAGISTIEAANEFLPDFIKRFNQRFAVVPDNPKLTYSPCPSLDKLEEILSWHQERKASHGSYISYLGHIYQLVDSNGKVIPLTPKSTVKVLTHLDGSFSALYADKYYLLQELLIPPKEKVKNGSKNTSTKKPYIPAADHPWRHMVINKFKRPNSNSNSSSNSNSNSNDNSSLVDERGVTKSVSH; this is translated from the coding sequence ATGATGGGAGAGATATTTTTGAGTGTTAAGGAATCACGCAGAGTTTTTGTAATTGAACAAGCAATTGAAGGCAATATCACTAATAGACAGGCAGCTGAAGTTTTAGGCTTAAGTAAACGTCAAATTATTCGTTTGAAGGAGAGGGTGAAAACAGAAGGCGTTACTGGTCTGGTTCACAAAAATAGAGGCAGAGAATCAAAACAGAGAATACCTAAAGAAACTAGAGAAAGGATTGTTAAATTAGCTCAGGATAGTCTTCACAATGCCAGTTGTCAGCAAATAGCTGAAATACTTGAAGAGTTTTATAACATAGATGTTTCATCCAAGACAGTAAATCGTATCTTAAAGAAAAATAATATTCCATTAAGTCATACGCACAGGTCATCTAAGCTTAAGAGGTCACGTAAACGTTTACCTCAGGAAGGTCTACTTTCTCAAATAGACGCCAGTCCTTTTGAATGGCTTGAAGATAGAGGACCAATGCTTTCTTTGCACGGTTCTATTGATGATGCTACTAGTAAGGTTCAGGGATTACATTTTGAACTTCATGAATGTCTTTTTGGTTACTTAAAACTTATTCAACAAGTAGCACAGAACTTTGGAATACCTAAAAGCATATACAGTGATCGTCATACCATTTTCTTTTCACCTAAAGAGGATAAGTTATCAATTTCAGAAGAATTATCTGGGCAAACTGTTCCCTTAACTCAGTTTGGCAGAGCTATTTCAGAATTAGGGATTAGACATATACCCGCTCGTTCTCCACAGGCCAAAGGACGTATTGAACGTCTTTGGGGCACATTACAAAAGAGACTAACAATTGAACTGCGTATGGCAGGTATATCTACTATTGAAGCAGCAAATGAATTTCTACCAGACTTTATTAAAAGGTTTAATCAAAGGTTCGCTGTTGTTCCAGATAACCCCAAGTTAACTTATAGCCCTTGCCCTTCATTAGACAAACTAGAAGAGATTCTATCATGGCATCAAGAACGCAAGGCATCTCACGGCTCTTATATATCTTACCTGGGTCATATTTATCAATTAGTAGATTCTAATGGCAAGGTAATACCTTTAACTCCTAAAAGTACAGTAAAAGTTCTAACTCATCTAGATGGATCATTCAGCGCATTATACGCTGATAAATATTACTTACTACAAGAATTACTCATACCACCTAAAGAAAAAGTAAAGAATGGCTCTAAAAACACTTCAACCAAAAAACCTTATATACCTGCTGCAGACCACCCCTGGCGTCATATGGTTATCAACAAGTTTAAAAGACCTAATTCAAATTCTAATTCAAGTTCTAATTCAAATTCAAATAGCAATGACAATTCATCATTAGTTGATGAAAGAGGGGTGACAAAATCAGTGTCTCATTAA
- a CDS encoding cold-shock protein — MFLGKVKWFNNEKGYGFISKDDGSGDVFVHYSAIQGKGFRTLEQGQAVQFEIVDGPKGPQASNVTKVS, encoded by the coding sequence ATGTTTTTAGGAAAAGTAAAGTGGTTTAACAATGAAAAGGGTTATGGATTTATCTCAAAGGATGATGGGAGCGGCGATGTCTTTGTCCACTATAGTGCAATCCAGGGCAAAGGTTTCAGAACCTTAGAGCAAGGTCAAGCTGTTCAGTTTGAAATTGTAGATGGCCCAAAAGGACCGCAGGCATCAAACGTTACTAAGGTATCATAA
- the hpf gene encoding ribosome hibernation-promoting factor, HPF/YfiA family, producing the protein MQIVVKDKGVNLSEDLKNYTTNKISKLEKFFKKIIEVQVVLSKTSAKKNKLIFSAEVTIFAAGSTIRAQERSEDLRTAIDLVYDKLERQISKYKEKLVQRHRNLMNENFLEQKSEEVVHENKIVKTKKFPLKPITPEEAIIDMELLGHNFYVFINSQTMDVNVIYKRNEGGYGLIEPEK; encoded by the coding sequence ATGCAAATAGTCGTAAAAGATAAGGGCGTAAATTTATCAGAAGATCTAAAAAATTATACTACTAACAAGATATCAAAATTAGAAAAATTTTTCAAAAAAATAATAGAAGTTCAGGTTGTTCTTTCTAAAACAAGCGCCAAAAAGAATAAACTAATTTTTTCAGCCGAAGTTACAATTTTTGCCGCTGGGTCTACAATTAGAGCTCAAGAAAGATCAGAAGATTTAAGAACTGCGATAGATTTGGTCTATGATAAACTGGAAAGACAGATTTCTAAGTATAAAGAAAAGCTTGTGCAAAGACATAGAAATTTGATGAATGAAAACTTTTTAGAGCAAAAGAGCGAAGAAGTAGTACATGAAAATAAAATAGTTAAAACAAAAAAATTTCCTTTAAAGCCAATTACCCCAGAAGAGGCTATAATAGATATGGAATTGTTAGGTCATAACTTTTATGTTTTTATTAATTCTCAAACTATGGATGTAAATGTAATTTACAAAAGAAATGAAGGTGGATACGGTTTAATTGAGCCAGAAAAATAA
- the secA gene encoding preprotein translocase subunit SecA: protein MFNKLLSKILGSSKENELKKYYEIVAAINNKEEEIKKLSREDFLQITNNYREALKDLKEKDFPNEILINSFAMVREASLRTLGLRHFDVQLIGGLVLNDGKIAEMATGEGKTLAATTAAYLNALSGKGVHIVTVNDYLAKRDAEWMRPVYEYLGVSVGYLQNNFDNEQRKAAYNCDITYGVNHEFGFDYLRDNMALTVADQVQRGLNYAIVDEVDSVLIDEARTPLIISGRAAQKTELYNRLNPIALRLKPEEDFTPDEKTKTLSLTEVGVAKAEKLLGIDNLFDVKYIDVLHVLTQLLRAHHLFKREKDYVVKDGEVIIVDEFTGRLMHGRRYSDGLHQAIEAKEHVRVREETQTIATITIQNYFRSYAKLAGMTGTAKTDEAEFIKIYNLMVVEIPTNKPVIRVDFPDVIYKNEEAKLRALIKEIQECFERGQPVLVGTTSIEKSEKLSLLLKKKGIPHHVLNAKYHEKEAEIISHAGEKKSVTIATNMAGRGVDIVIDDEVRQLGGLHVIGTSRHESRRIDNQLRGRAGRQGDPGSSRFYLSLDDDLLRLFGSDRLVALMDKLNIDENEPIEHKWVTKAVENAQKKVEENNFSIRKQLIEYDDVLNRQREYIYSERQKLLTREDCKDIIVGWIEQIVDKYVDESFPKKTINDESLLALKESLQEIVKLDDDAFDNCKDLSELKNKLKLTLKEKYDLRESELGSELLRSLEKYIALRIIDEKWMEYLQDNDSLREGIGLRAYGQKDPLVEYKIEASKLFQETATLIKKDTLKFLFNVIVEKKEDLSAKKEVPQGKTNINNAKSNQKNNKKKKIGRNDPCPCGSGKKYKHCCGRNET, encoded by the coding sequence ATGTTTAATAAGCTTTTAAGTAAAATTCTAGGTTCTAGTAAGGAAAATGAATTAAAAAAATATTACGAAATTGTTGCAGCTATTAACAATAAAGAAGAAGAAATAAAGAAGTTATCGAGGGAAGATTTTTTACAGATAACTAACAACTACAGAGAAGCGCTAAAAGACCTCAAAGAGAAAGATTTTCCTAATGAGATTCTTATTAACTCATTTGCAATGGTAAGAGAAGCTTCTTTAAGAACTTTAGGACTCAGACACTTCGATGTGCAACTTATTGGTGGTTTGGTATTAAATGATGGCAAGATTGCTGAAATGGCTACTGGCGAAGGCAAAACTCTGGCTGCCACTACTGCTGCCTATCTTAATGCGCTAAGTGGTAAAGGCGTTCATATCGTTACTGTAAATGACTATCTTGCAAAAAGAGATGCTGAGTGGATGAGACCTGTTTACGAATATCTAGGCGTTTCAGTAGGGTATTTGCAGAATAACTTTGATAATGAACAGAGAAAAGCTGCGTATAATTGCGATATAACATATGGTGTAAATCATGAATTTGGTTTTGATTATTTAAGAGACAATATGGCTTTAACTGTTGCCGATCAGGTTCAGAGAGGTTTAAACTATGCAATTGTAGATGAAGTAGACAGCGTCTTAATTGATGAAGCTAGAACTCCTCTTATTATATCTGGAAGAGCTGCTCAAAAAACTGAACTATATAATAGGCTTAATCCTATAGCTCTCAGACTAAAACCCGAAGAAGATTTTACACCTGATGAAAAAACTAAAACTCTTTCTTTGACTGAAGTTGGAGTTGCTAAAGCAGAAAAATTGTTGGGAATTGATAACCTTTTTGATGTTAAGTATATTGATGTGCTTCACGTTCTTACTCAGTTATTAAGAGCCCATCATTTGTTTAAAAGAGAGAAAGATTATGTGGTCAAAGATGGAGAAGTAATTATTGTAGATGAATTTACAGGAAGACTTATGCATGGAAGAAGATATTCTGATGGTTTGCATCAAGCTATTGAAGCAAAGGAACATGTAAGAGTAAGAGAAGAAACACAGACTATAGCTACTATCACTATACAAAACTATTTTAGATCTTATGCAAAATTGGCAGGTATGACCGGTACTGCGAAAACAGATGAAGCTGAATTTATAAAGATCTATAACCTGATGGTAGTAGAGATTCCAACGAACAAACCTGTAATTAGAGTTGATTTTCCAGACGTAATATATAAAAATGAAGAAGCAAAATTGAGAGCCTTGATAAAAGAAATTCAAGAGTGTTTTGAAAGAGGCCAGCCAGTTTTGGTTGGCACGACATCTATTGAAAAATCAGAAAAACTTAGCTTGCTTTTAAAGAAAAAGGGTATACCTCATCATGTCTTGAATGCAAAGTATCATGAAAAAGAAGCAGAAATAATTTCACATGCTGGCGAAAAGAAATCAGTAACTATTGCTACAAATATGGCTGGTAGAGGTGTAGATATTGTAATTGATGACGAAGTAAGGCAACTTGGTGGACTTCACGTAATCGGCACTTCAAGGCATGAAAGCAGAAGAATTGATAATCAGTTAAGAGGTCGAGCAGGTAGACAGGGAGATCCGGGTTCATCAAGATTTTATTTATCTTTAGACGACGATCTTTTAAGATTGTTTGGTTCTGATAGACTTGTTGCTTTGATGGATAAATTAAACATAGATGAAAACGAGCCAATTGAACACAAATGGGTTACAAAGGCTGTAGAAAATGCGCAGAAAAAGGTAGAAGAAAATAATTTTTCAATAAGAAAGCAATTAATTGAATATGATGATGTTTTAAATAGACAAAGAGAATACATATATTCTGAAAGGCAAAAACTTTTAACCCGTGAAGATTGTAAGGATATAATTGTTGGTTGGATTGAACAAATTGTAGATAAATATGTGGATGAGTCTTTCCCAAAAAAAACAATAAATGATGAAAGTTTGTTAGCTCTTAAGGAATCTCTTCAAGAGATAGTAAAACTAGATGATGATGCTTTCGATAACTGTAAGGATTTGTCTGAATTAAAAAATAAGCTTAAATTAACTTTGAAAGAAAAGTATGATCTTAGAGAGTCAGAACTTGGCTCGGAATTATTGAGGTCTTTAGAGAAATATATAGCTTTAAGAATTATAGATGAAAAGTGGATGGAATATTTACAGGACAATGATTCTTTGAGGGAGGGTATAGGACTTAGAGCTTATGGCCAAAAGGATCCCCTCGTTGAATATAAGATAGAAGCATCAAAATTGTTCCAAGAAACTGCTACTCTTATAAAAAAGGACACTTTAAAATTTTTGTTCAACGTAATTGTTGAAAAAAAGGAAGATTTAAGCGCTAAAAAAGAGGTTCCTCAAGGGAAAACCAATATAAACAATGCTAAGAGTAATCAAAAAAATAATAAAAAGAAAAAGATAGGCAGAAATGATCCTTGCCCCTGCGGTAGCGGGAAGAAATATAAACATTGTTGTGGAAGGAATGAGACATGA
- the prfB gene encoding peptide chain release factor 2 (programmed frameshift): MIEYDINSLNERILKIRDCLDLDNKIKKLEEIRNDLSNPEIWQDVQKSSNLTQLADNLQKSIDEWNNLNSSFEDFLFWTEFQDEGAENEIAESYKNLVKILEELEVKALLSGKYDSYDAMLSISAGAGGVDAQDFAEMLLRMYIRWGEKNKYSVELVDQSPGDEAGIRSATIFFKGKYSYGFLKSEQGVHRLIRLSPFDFNNRRHTSFVLVEVTPLIENVKEINVKNEEIKIETFRASGAGGQHVNKTDSAVRITHLPTGIVVTCRNERSQFQNKEAAMKILISRLNSLYEEKQKDKMSEFKGETDASWGKQIRTYVMHPYTMVKDHRTNVEIGDVYGVLDGNIDEFQKAFLLKESKEKNQGD; encoded by the exons ATGATAGAGTACGATATTAATTCTTTAAATGAGAGAATTTTAAAAATTCGTGACTGTCTT GACCTGGATAACAAAATAAAAAAGTTAGAAGAAATAAGAAATGACCTTTCAAACCCAGAAATTTGGCAAGATGTTCAAAAATCTTCAAATCTGACTCAGCTAGCTGACAATCTTCAAAAAAGTATTGATGAATGGAATAATTTAAATTCAAGTTTTGAAGATTTTTTGTTTTGGACTGAATTTCAGGACGAAGGTGCTGAAAATGAGATAGCTGAGAGTTATAAGAATTTAGTTAAAATTCTTGAAGAATTGGAAGTTAAGGCTCTTTTGTCCGGCAAATACGATAGTTATGACGCAATGCTTTCAATAAGTGCTGGAGCAGGAGGAGTGGATGCGCAAGATTTTGCAGAAATGCTTCTTAGGATGTACATTCGCTGGGGAGAAAAAAATAAATATTCTGTAGAATTAGTGGATCAAAGCCCTGGTGATGAAGCAGGTATTAGATCTGCTACGATTTTTTTTAAAGGAAAGTACTCATATGGTTTTCTTAAATCTGAACAAGGAGTTCACAGATTAATAAGACTTTCTCCTTTTGATTTTAATAACAGAAGACATACATCATTTGTTTTGGTAGAGGTTACTCCACTAATTGAAAACGTTAAGGAAATTAACGTAAAAAATGAAGAAATAAAAATAGAGACTTTTAGAGCTTCTGGAGCTGGTGGTCAGCACGTAAACAAAACTGATTCGGCAGTAAGAATTACACATTTGCCAACAGGAATTGTGGTAACGTGTAGGAATGAGAGGAGCCAGTTTCAGAATAAAGAGGCTGCGATGAAAATTCTTATTTCAAGACTTAATAGTCTTTATGAAGAAAAACAAAAGGACAAGATGAGTGAATTCAAGGGTGAAACTGATGCCTCATGGGGCAAACAAATAAGAACTTATGTTATGCATCCCTATACAATGGTAAAAGATCATAGAACTAATGTAGAGATTGGAGATGTTTATGGGGTTTTGGATGGAAATATTGATGAATTTCAAAAAGCTTTTTTACTTAAAGAATCAAAAGAAAAAAATCAAGGTGATTAG